The following proteins come from a genomic window of Streptomyces liliiviolaceus:
- a CDS encoding relaxase/mobilization nuclease domain-containing protein, translating into MIAKITGGGNTANLIRYLYDTKKAKDHVDPHLVASWDGYAPDPGRTADGFDATKRRLVADLDLHVKQTQPLGRVPEKHVWHCSIRAAETDRHLSDEEWGDIARRVVAATGIAPDGDPDGCRWVAVRHAPDHVHIAATKVRGDLRTARHWNDYLTADRELAAVEKEYGLHRVVRGDHTAAKRPTRAEQEKARRAGQDLTARERLRTTVQGAVAAATSTEEFVRLLQQTDGVLVSVKHFPSGDVRGYTVAVRGDTNSKGEPIWYSGSSLSPDLSFPKIKSRLDATEMPQSARGTNPWHQATAATERVPHHLDHGDEAAGQAQLAALGEAFDALRFVAPRDVQLQLRQAAKTFDRATRSRIQADHEHARALRGAIRAVVRTPAPQDGALLAMFLDAAILAVIAAARWHEARHHDQQVAAARQTVVHLEAAYERTAGAPLAARAQKRPPQQAVQSNVELLRQIVPSHADEILEDPAFDALATALADGEKAGHDPARLLRQAADHRALEDARRPARVLTWRVERLSARHVQSDRARAAMSRSALQPVSAPARPGAPAPAAAAASAAQTMAHRVRH; encoded by the coding sequence ATGATCGCGAAGATCACCGGAGGCGGGAACACCGCCAACCTGATCCGGTACCTGTACGACACGAAGAAGGCCAAGGACCACGTCGACCCGCACCTGGTCGCCTCCTGGGACGGCTACGCCCCCGACCCCGGCCGTACCGCCGACGGCTTCGACGCCACTAAAAGGCGGCTCGTGGCCGACCTCGATCTGCACGTCAAGCAGACCCAGCCCCTCGGACGGGTTCCCGAGAAGCATGTCTGGCACTGCTCGATCCGCGCCGCCGAGACCGACCGGCACCTCAGCGACGAGGAGTGGGGCGACATCGCCCGTCGCGTCGTGGCCGCCACCGGCATCGCTCCGGACGGCGACCCGGACGGATGCCGCTGGGTCGCCGTCCGGCACGCACCCGACCACGTCCACATCGCGGCCACCAAGGTGCGCGGCGATCTCCGCACCGCACGCCACTGGAACGACTACCTCACTGCCGACCGCGAGCTGGCCGCCGTCGAGAAGGAGTACGGCCTGCACCGGGTTGTCCGCGGCGACCACACCGCTGCCAAACGCCCCACCCGGGCCGAGCAGGAGAAGGCCCGTCGCGCCGGGCAGGATCTCACCGCACGGGAGCGGCTGCGCACTACCGTGCAAGGCGCCGTGGCCGCAGCCACGAGCACCGAGGAGTTCGTCCGCCTGCTCCAGCAGACCGACGGCGTCTTGGTGAGCGTGAAGCACTTTCCTTCCGGTGACGTGCGCGGCTACACCGTCGCCGTCCGAGGCGACACGAACAGCAAGGGCGAGCCGATCTGGTACTCCGGATCGAGCCTCAGCCCGGACCTGTCATTTCCCAAGATCAAGAGCCGTCTCGACGCTACGGAGATGCCGCAGAGCGCTCGCGGGACGAACCCGTGGCACCAGGCCACCGCCGCCACGGAGCGCGTCCCGCACCATCTCGACCATGGCGACGAAGCAGCCGGGCAGGCCCAGCTGGCTGCGCTCGGTGAAGCCTTCGACGCCCTGCGCTTCGTCGCGCCCCGCGACGTGCAATTGCAACTCCGGCAGGCGGCGAAGACCTTCGACCGAGCGACCCGATCCCGTATTCAGGCCGATCACGAGCACGCTCGTGCTCTACGCGGTGCGATCCGGGCCGTGGTCCGCACGCCGGCGCCGCAGGACGGTGCCCTGCTGGCGATGTTCCTCGACGCCGCGATCCTCGCCGTCATCGCCGCAGCCCGCTGGCACGAAGCTCGCCACCACGACCAGCAGGTCGCCGCGGCCCGGCAGACGGTCGTCCATCTGGAAGCCGCCTACGAGCGGACGGCTGGCGCTCCGCTCGCCGCCCGTGCACAGAAGCGGCCTCCTCAGCAGGCCGTGCAGAGCAACGTCGAGCTCCTCCGGCAGATCGTCCCCTCCCACGCGGACGAGATACTGGAGGACCCTGCCTTCGACGCCCTCGCCACCGCCTTGGCGGACGGCGAGAAGGCGGGCCACGACCCCGCGCGCCTTCTCCGGCAAGCCGCGGACCACCGTGCGCTGGAGGACGCTCGTCGACCCGCAAGGGTTCTGACCTGGCGCGTCGAACGCCTCAGCGCGAGGCACGTCCAGAGCGACAGGGCACGTGCGGCAATGTCCCGCAGCGCGCTGCAGCCGGTCAGTGCTCCGGCACGGCCGGGAGCACCCGCGCCAGCTGCTGCGGCTGCGTCGGCGGCGCAGACGATGGCTCACCGAGTCCGACATTGA
- the mobC gene encoding plasmid mobilization relaxosome protein MobC yields the protein MHDPHRELTPQQEMTTGLNSAARYAAGPSTGRSHGEASAPGVAEALGHQGAPEEEQPDAAAPPRAADAAALHRVARRRKADPNGRRKERVDARYSNEEKAAILAKARSLNISGAHYVSTVILAHVYGDVTLADQRTPLDDLIDELNALRRDVAAVGNNTNQIARKLNSGGTPHPGDRALLAQTERTLTSVASAVDRISAAANQVVAGRAGR from the coding sequence ATGCACGATCCGCACCGCGAACTCACCCCTCAGCAGGAAATGACCACCGGCCTGAACAGCGCAGCAAGGTATGCCGCTGGACCGTCCACTGGCCGGTCCCACGGGGAAGCCTCCGCCCCGGGGGTGGCGGAGGCGCTCGGGCACCAGGGGGCGCCCGAGGAGGAGCAGCCCGACGCCGCCGCCCCGCCGCGCGCTGCCGACGCCGCCGCGCTGCACCGCGTCGCCCGTCGTCGCAAGGCAGACCCGAACGGCCGACGCAAGGAACGGGTCGACGCCCGGTACAGCAACGAGGAGAAGGCCGCGATCCTCGCTAAGGCCAGGTCACTGAACATCAGCGGTGCCCACTACGTCTCAACCGTGATCTTGGCGCATGTCTACGGAGACGTCACCCTGGCCGACCAGCGCACCCCGCTGGACGACCTCATCGATGAGCTCAACGCGCTCCGGCGGGATGTCGCGGCCGTCGGCAACAACACCAACCAGATAGCCAGGAAGCTGAACTCCGGCGGCACCCCGCACCCGGGTGACAGGGCTCTGCTGGCCCAGACCGAGCGGACCTTGACTTCGGTCGCATCGGCCGTGGACCGCATTAGCGCCGCCGCGAATCAGGTCGTCGCCGGAAGGGCCGGCCGATGA
- a CDS encoding DUF2637 domain-containing protein, whose amino-acid sequence MNRNGRITLVVGLVSVVLMAFRVSWNALSDVARAIGADPTAALLYPIVIDGLMALALVATLVLTGNDRTFALRVLATYTIASLLLNYVHGLIPALHTESVQWGRLADWDPANWALVLLATSLPVGSIYFGSDLVAKVLHHTPESADSAEAVFAESVSQVADEQAARSMADQAESAPEQPTESTPVKVADAPVTRPTEADESTPATRPPRSAAAVESTGAAPRRATGRVRATAKPTADRTHTRTDAEVLDEARLLTADWSDDRLSAERLRSELRIGQKRARALRDQLQAERNSQTEPVTHDGFEAEPVDGLDEAASQRQRDLDTAPVGTA is encoded by the coding sequence GTGAACCGCAACGGACGCATCACCCTCGTCGTCGGCCTGGTGTCCGTCGTCCTCATGGCCTTCCGGGTCTCGTGGAACGCGCTGTCCGACGTGGCCCGCGCCATCGGCGCCGACCCCACCGCCGCCCTGCTCTACCCGATCGTCATCGACGGGCTGATGGCCCTCGCGCTGGTCGCCACGCTCGTGCTGACCGGCAACGACCGCACGTTCGCACTGCGGGTCCTGGCGACCTACACGATCGCCAGCCTCCTGCTGAACTACGTGCACGGCCTCATCCCGGCCCTGCACACCGAGTCGGTCCAGTGGGGCCGACTGGCCGACTGGGACCCTGCGAACTGGGCCCTTGTGCTGCTGGCGACCTCGCTCCCGGTCGGGTCGATCTACTTCGGGTCGGACCTCGTGGCGAAGGTGCTGCACCACACCCCCGAGTCGGCCGACTCCGCCGAAGCGGTCTTCGCCGAGTCGGTTAGTCAGGTAGCTGACGAGCAGGCCGCACGGTCGATGGCTGACCAGGCCGAATCGGCCCCCGAGCAGCCGACCGAGTCAACCCCCGTGAAGGTCGCCGATGCGCCCGTGACAAGGCCGACCGAGGCCGACGAGTCGACCCCCGCTACCCGACCGCCCCGGTCAGCCGCCGCAGTGGAGTCGACCGGAGCCGCCCCGCGTCGGGCGACCGGTCGGGTCCGCGCCACCGCCAAGCCGACCGCAGACCGCACGCACACCCGCACCGACGCCGAAGTCCTCGACGAGGCCCGGCTCCTGACCGCCGACTGGAGCGACGACCGGCTGAGTGCCGAGCGTCTGCGCAGCGAACTACGGATCGGCCAGAAGCGCGCCCGCGCCCTGCGCGACCAGCTGCAGGCCGAGCGCAACAGCCAGACCGAGCCCGTTACGCACGACGGCTTCGAGGCCGAGCCAGTCGACGGACTCGACGAAGCCGCCTCCCAGAGGCAAAGGGACCTCGACACAGCCCCCGTCGGCACCGCCTGA